A single Methylobacterium sp. 17Sr1-1 DNA region contains:
- the trpS gene encoding tryptophan--tRNA ligase produces MPAFKELVFSGVQPTGNLHLGNYLGAIKRFVAMQAQFDCLYCVVDLHAITVWQDPGELTRQIREVTAAFLAAGIDPSRSVVFNQSQVPQHAELAWIFNCVARLGWLNRMTQFKEKAGKDRENASVGLYDYPVLMAADILAYRATHVPVGEDQKQHLELTRDIAQKFNNDFAGAIAAQGHGEGFFPITEPLIGGPAARVMSLRDGTKKMSKSDPSDYSRINLTDDSDAIAQKVRKAKTDAEPLPSEIAGLEKRPEADNLVGIFAALNDASREDVLRDYGGAQFSAFKGALVDLAVAKLGPIGAEMKRLVADPAHIDAVLADGAARAEAIAAPNIAAVKDIVGFVRRR; encoded by the coding sequence ATGCCCGCGTTCAAGGAACTGGTCTTCTCCGGCGTCCAGCCGACCGGAAACCTGCACCTCGGCAATTATCTCGGCGCGATCAAGCGCTTCGTCGCCATGCAGGCGCAATTCGACTGCCTGTACTGCGTCGTCGACCTGCACGCGATCACGGTCTGGCAGGACCCGGGCGAGCTGACGCGGCAGATCCGCGAGGTCACCGCGGCGTTCCTGGCGGCGGGCATCGATCCCTCCCGCTCGGTGGTCTTCAACCAGAGCCAGGTGCCGCAGCACGCCGAGCTCGCCTGGATCTTCAACTGCGTCGCCCGCCTCGGCTGGCTCAACCGCATGACGCAGTTCAAGGAGAAGGCCGGCAAGGACCGCGAGAACGCCAGCGTCGGCCTCTACGACTATCCCGTGCTGATGGCGGCCGACATCCTGGCCTACCGCGCCACCCACGTGCCGGTGGGCGAGGACCAGAAGCAGCACCTCGAACTGACCCGCGACATCGCCCAGAAGTTCAACAACGACTTCGCCGGCGCCATCGCCGCCCAGGGCCACGGCGAGGGGTTCTTCCCCATCACCGAGCCGCTGATCGGCGGGCCCGCCGCCCGGGTGATGTCGTTGCGCGACGGCACCAAGAAGATGTCGAAGTCGGACCCGTCCGACTATTCGCGCATCAACCTCACCGACGATTCCGACGCCATCGCCCAGAAGGTGCGCAAGGCCAAGACCGACGCCGAGCCCCTCCCCTCCGAGATCGCCGGCCTCGAGAAGCGGCCGGAGGCCGACAACCTCGTGGGCATCTTCGCGGCGCTGAACGACGCCAGCCGCGAGGACGTGCTGCGCGACTATGGCGGTGCCCAATTCTCGGCCTTCAAGGGGGCGCTGGTCGATCTCGCGGTGGCCAAGCTCGGGCCGATCGGCGCCGAGATGAAGCGCCTCGTCGCAGACCCGGCCCACATCGACGCGGTGCTCGCCGACGGCGCGGCGCGGGCCGAGGCCATCGCGGCGCCCAACATCGCCGCGGTGAAGGACATCGTCGGCTTCGTGCGCCGACGCTGA
- a CDS encoding AraC family transcriptional regulator, with translation MTQAPAGTRASLPRDFVHLRREPASGIEAVTARFLGHAYDMHHHDEWLVGVTQDGVQDFYCRGARRQSTPGRVILIEPGERHDGQAVREPGFRYSMLYLPQAWLRRQMGGSDARIGFRRTLADDPAFGGAIERACRAVFGAASLLETDAALDDLAAHLRRHLDAGTPRPSPEDDPVVAERAMDFLRAHAAATFGLDALAQAAGAADRFQLARAFRKRFGTSPHACLIEIRLAQARALLRAGVPPAEAALAAGFSDQSHLGRRFRRAYGLTPAVYRRGRTNVPDVALAPL, from the coding sequence ATGACCCAGGCACCCGCCGGCACCCGCGCCTCCCTGCCCCGCGACTTCGTCCACCTCCGGCGGGAGCCCGCGAGCGGCATCGAGGCGGTGACGGCGCGGTTCCTCGGCCACGCCTACGACATGCATCACCACGACGAGTGGCTGGTCGGCGTGACGCAGGACGGCGTCCAGGATTTCTACTGCCGCGGCGCGCGCCGGCAGAGTACGCCGGGGCGGGTGATCCTGATCGAGCCCGGTGAGCGCCACGACGGGCAAGCGGTCCGGGAGCCGGGCTTCCGCTACAGCATGCTGTACCTGCCGCAGGCCTGGCTGCGCCGTCAGATGGGTGGCAGCGACGCGCGGATCGGCTTTCGCCGTACCCTCGCCGACGACCCGGCGTTCGGCGGGGCGATCGAGCGGGCCTGCCGCGCCGTGTTCGGCGCCGCTTCGCTGCTGGAGACCGACGCGGCCCTCGACGATCTCGCCGCGCATCTGCGCCGCCATCTCGACGCCGGGACCCCGAGGCCCTCGCCCGAGGACGACCCGGTGGTGGCGGAGCGGGCGATGGATTTCCTCCGCGCGCATGCGGCGGCGACCTTCGGCCTCGACGCGCTCGCGCAAGCGGCCGGCGCCGCGGACCGGTTCCAGCTCGCCCGCGCCTTCCGCAAGCGCTTCGGCACCTCGCCGCATGCCTGCCTGATCGAGATCCGCCTGGCCCAGGCCCGGGCGCTACTGCGCGCCGGGGTGCCGCCGGCGGAAGCCGCGCTCGCGGCCGGTTTTTCCGACCAGAGCCATCTCGGCCGCCGGTTTCGTCGCGCCTACGGCCTTACCCCTGCCGTCTACCGCCGCGGGCGCACGAACGTTCCAGACGTCGCCCTCGCGCCCCTCTAG
- a CDS encoding DUF2000 domain-containing protein → MFDTKVAVLVRDDLAVWQKLNVTAFLATGIAGAVPDAMGEPYRDAAGRQHARLLGQPMLIFAASAEVLQRAWQQAIQRDLTRSAYVRAMFETGHDAANRAVFAAEPADAPDLVGLALHGPKKDIDKATKGAALHP, encoded by the coding sequence ATGTTCGACACCAAGGTGGCCGTCCTGGTCCGCGACGACCTCGCCGTGTGGCAGAAGCTGAACGTCACCGCCTTTCTGGCGACCGGCATCGCCGGCGCCGTGCCCGACGCGATGGGCGAGCCCTATCGCGATGCGGCCGGTCGCCAGCACGCCCGGCTGCTGGGCCAGCCGATGCTGATCTTCGCCGCCTCCGCGGAGGTGCTGCAGCGGGCTTGGCAGCAGGCGATCCAGCGCGACCTCACCCGCAGCGCCTATGTCCGGGCGATGTTCGAGACCGGACACGACGCGGCCAACCGCGCGGTCTTCGCAGCCGAGCCCGCCGACGCGCCGGACCTCGTCGGCCTCGCGCTTCACGGTCCGAAGAAGGACATCGACAAGGCCACCAAGGGCGCCGCGCTGCATCCGTGA
- a CDS encoding Lrp/AsnC family transcriptional regulator — MPARPVDLDPASIRILEHLQQDSEIGIGDLAEAVGLSTSPCWRRVADLKARGIIRRCVAVADPQALGLHVNVFVHVSLEKQNQAALQAFSDAIRHRPEVMECYLMSGEADYMLRVVVEDLAQYQRLIVDHLTRIPGVAKIRSSFALDQVKYTTALPLDHLKE; from the coding sequence GTGCCGGCCAGACCCGTCGACCTCGACCCGGCCTCGATCCGCATCCTCGAACACCTGCAGCAGGACAGCGAGATCGGCATCGGCGACCTCGCCGAGGCGGTCGGCCTCTCGACCTCGCCGTGCTGGCGCCGGGTCGCCGACCTCAAGGCGCGCGGCATCATCCGGCGCTGCGTCGCGGTGGCCGACCCGCAGGCGCTCGGCCTGCACGTCAACGTCTTCGTCCACGTCTCGCTGGAGAAGCAGAACCAGGCCGCCCTCCAGGCCTTCTCAGACGCCATCCGCCACCGGCCGGAGGTGATGGAGTGCTACCTGATGAGCGGCGAGGCTGATTACATGCTGCGCGTCGTGGTCGAGGACCTGGCCCAGTACCAGCGGCTGATCGTCGATCACCTGACCCGGATCCCGGGTGTGGCGAAGATCCGGTCGAGCTTCGCGCTCGACCAGGTGAAGTACACGACGGCGTTGCCGTTGGATCATTTGAAGGAGTGA
- a CDS encoding ROK family protein gives MTALRIGIDLGGTKIAGIALDPDGLVRAERRIATPRGDYDASLRAIAALVASLEAEGGGSGSVGIGIPGALVPATGRVKNANSTWLNGRPLAEDLERVLARPVRLENDANCLAVSEAVDGAGQGHALVWAVILGTGVGSGIALSGRALSGRQRIAGEWGHNPLPAPHDDERPGPACYCGRTGCLETWLSGPGLAADHSRRTDRAMTGEAIVAAMRRGDAAAQATFAAWLDRLGRGIAATVNLLDPDVIVLGGGLSTIPEIYDALPARVAPHVFGGGFDTSILQSRHGDASGVRGAAWLWNDPDAPTA, from the coding sequence ATGACCGCCCTGCGCATCGGCATCGATCTCGGCGGCACCAAGATCGCCGGGATCGCCCTCGATCCCGACGGCCTCGTCCGGGCCGAGCGGCGGATCGCGACCCCGCGGGGCGATTACGACGCCTCGCTGCGGGCCATCGCGGCCCTCGTCGCGAGCCTGGAGGCGGAGGGCGGCGGCTCCGGGTCCGTCGGGATCGGCATCCCCGGCGCGCTGGTGCCGGCGACCGGCCGGGTCAAGAACGCCAACTCGACCTGGCTCAACGGCCGGCCCCTCGCTGAGGATCTGGAACGGGTTCTCGCCCGCCCGGTGCGGCTGGAGAACGATGCCAATTGCCTCGCGGTCTCCGAGGCCGTCGACGGGGCGGGGCAGGGGCATGCCCTCGTCTGGGCGGTGATCCTCGGCACCGGCGTCGGCTCCGGCATCGCGCTCTCGGGCCGGGCCCTGTCCGGGCGCCAGCGCATCGCCGGGGAATGGGGCCACAACCCACTCCCCGCCCCCCACGACGACGAGCGCCCGGGCCCGGCCTGCTATTGCGGCCGGACCGGGTGCCTCGAAACCTGGCTCTCCGGCCCGGGCCTCGCCGCCGACCACTCCCGCCGCACCGACCGGGCGATGACCGGCGAGGCGATCGTCGCGGCGATGCGCCGGGGGGACGCTGCGGCGCAGGCGACCTTCGCGGCCTGGCTCGACCGGCTCGGACGCGGCATCGCCGCGACCGTCAACCTGCTCGACCCGGACGTGATCGTGCTGGGCGGCGGCCTCTCGACCATTCCGGAGATCTACGACGCCCTTCCTGCGCGCGTCGCCCCGCACGTCTTCGGCGGCGGCTTCGACACGTCGATTCTCCAGAGCCGCCACGGCGATGCCTCCGGGGTGCGCGGGGCGGCGTGGCTGTGGAACGATCCGGATGCACCGACCGCCTGA
- a CDS encoding dicarboxylate/amino acid:cation symporter codes for MQHATPSATATGSSQPWYKVLYIQVLIAIALGVVLGYAAPDTAKAMKWLGDAFIALIKMMIAPIIFCTIVHGIASIGDLKKVGRVGLKALIYFEVVSSLALLIGVIVGEIVQPGAGFGVDPSKLDAKAVAGYASKAQADSTVAHIMAIIPKSYFDAFAGGDLLQILLISVLTGVVITGLGERGKPAIHAIEAAGEIFFRIIGMIVKLAPIGAFGAMAYTIGEYGIGKLGNLIGLVATFYLTSLLFVLVVLGLIARFSGFSILKFLAYIKDELLIVLGTSSSETVLPHMMQKMKRLGASDSVVGLVIPTGYSFNLDGTNIYMTLATLFLAQAVGADLSFGQYATIIAVAMLTSKGASGVTGAGFVTLAATLGAIPGNPVPVAAMALILGIDKFMSECRALTNLVGNGVACVVVSRWEGELDPVKLREVMANPLAIGTEIADEKPVPVAP; via the coding sequence ATGCAGCACGCCACGCCGTCCGCGACGGCCACGGGCTCGTCGCAGCCCTGGTACAAGGTCCTTTACATCCAGGTTCTGATCGCCATCGCGCTCGGCGTCGTGCTGGGCTACGCCGCGCCCGACACTGCCAAGGCGATGAAATGGCTCGGCGACGCCTTCATCGCGCTCATCAAGATGATGATCGCCCCGATCATCTTCTGCACCATCGTGCACGGCATCGCGTCGATCGGCGACCTGAAGAAGGTCGGCCGCGTCGGCCTGAAGGCCCTGATCTACTTCGAGGTGGTGTCCTCGCTGGCCCTCCTCATCGGCGTCATCGTCGGCGAGATCGTGCAGCCGGGCGCCGGCTTCGGCGTCGACCCCTCGAAGCTCGACGCCAAGGCGGTCGCCGGCTACGCCAGCAAGGCGCAGGCCGACTCGACGGTCGCCCACATCATGGCGATCATTCCGAAGAGCTACTTCGACGCCTTCGCGGGCGGCGACCTCTTGCAGATCCTGCTCATCTCGGTGCTCACCGGCGTCGTCATCACGGGCCTCGGCGAGCGCGGCAAGCCGGCGATCCACGCCATCGAGGCGGCGGGCGAGATCTTCTTCCGCATCATCGGCATGATCGTGAAGCTCGCGCCGATCGGCGCCTTCGGCGCCATGGCCTACACGATCGGCGAGTACGGCATCGGCAAGCTCGGCAACCTGATCGGCCTCGTCGCCACCTTCTACCTGACGAGCCTGCTGTTCGTGCTCGTGGTGCTCGGGCTGATCGCCCGCTTCTCCGGCTTCTCGATCCTCAAGTTCCTGGCCTACATCAAGGACGAGCTCCTGATCGTGCTCGGCACCTCCTCCTCGGAGACGGTGCTGCCGCACATGATGCAGAAGATGAAGCGGCTCGGCGCCTCGGATTCGGTCGTCGGCCTCGTCATCCCGACCGGCTACTCGTTCAACCTCGACGGCACCAACATCTACATGACGCTGGCGACGCTGTTCCTGGCCCAGGCGGTCGGCGCCGACCTCAGCTTCGGGCAATACGCCACCATCATCGCGGTCGCGATGCTGACCTCGAAGGGGGCGTCGGGCGTCACCGGCGCCGGCTTCGTGACGCTCGCGGCCACCCTCGGGGCGATTCCCGGCAATCCGGTGCCCGTCGCCGCGATGGCGCTGATCCTCGGCATCGACAAGTTCATGTCGGAGTGCCGGGCACTCACCAACCTGGTCGGCAACGGCGTCGCCTGCGTGGTGGTCAGCCGCTGGGAGGGCGAGCTCGATCCGGTCAAGCTGCGCGAGGTGATGGCCAACCCGCTGGCGATCGGCACCGAGATCGCCGACGAGAAGCCGGTCCCGGTCGCCCCCTGA
- a CDS encoding TetR/AcrR family transcriptional regulator, with product MAEGHDGSAPVRAGDRIRAAARELFYDRGFRGVGVDEIVARAGVTKPSLYRGFASKDALVVACLEDYDLRLRSRLDEALAAHPDDPQAGLVAFVDGIATRSARPGFRGCGLSNAVAEYPEADHPVRAAAREGRRALHARLAEVAGTIGAEAPERLADAMLLLVEGAFACGQIFGPDGPNRSLSGAAEVLIAASRAGASASRAAP from the coding sequence ATGGCGGAGGGGCATGACGGCAGCGCACCCGTCCGGGCCGGCGACCGGATCCGGGCGGCCGCCCGCGAGCTGTTCTACGACCGCGGCTTTCGCGGCGTCGGCGTCGACGAGATCGTGGCCCGGGCCGGGGTGACGAAGCCGAGCCTGTATCGCGGCTTCGCCTCGAAGGACGCGCTCGTCGTCGCCTGCCTGGAGGATTACGACCTGCGCCTGCGCTCCCGCCTCGACGAGGCGCTGGCGGCCCATCCGGACGATCCGCAGGCCGGCCTCGTGGCCTTCGTCGACGGCATCGCGACGCGCAGCGCCCGGCCGGGATTTCGCGGCTGCGGCCTCTCCAACGCCGTGGCCGAGTATCCGGAGGCGGATCATCCCGTCCGCGCGGCGGCGCGGGAGGGCAGGCGCGCGCTCCATGCCCGCCTCGCCGAGGTCGCCGGTACGATCGGCGCCGAGGCGCCCGAGCGTCTCGCCGACGCCATGCTGCTCCTCGTCGAGGGCGCCTTCGCCTGCGGGCAGATCTTCGGCCCCGATGGGCCGAACCGCTCGCTGTCCGGCGCCGCCGAGGTCCTGATCGCCGCGAGCCGGGCCGGAGCGTCAGCATCGCGCGCCGCACCATAG
- a CDS encoding MFS transporter, with product MSSTVSPRGLASPAAPRPRPFGQNYAFVVVGVIFLCLLAAAGLRASPGVLILPLEQAFGWSRGTTSFAAGLGIFLYGLVGPFAAALMQSFGIRRTLLCALALMAASTALSALMSEPWHLIATWGVLSGLGSGCVAIVLGATVVNRWFAVRRGLFMGLLTASTATGTLVFLPGLAAIAQAGGWQPVVLTVACAIAALIPVVAWLLPERPSDIGLTPYGAAPGTVSEPPRRANPFKAAIDGLVRASAKGDFWLLFGTFFICGLTTNGLVGTHLISFCADQGIPEVRAAGLLALMGVFDLIGTTGSGWLTDRYDPRKLLFVYYGLRGLSLMALPFTDFSFYSLSIFAVFYGLDWIATVPPTVRLANEAFGERDAPIVFGWIAAGHQLGAATAAFGAGLVRASEGRYLEAFLAAGLTAVMAALMSLMIGRMRQAAPAAA from the coding sequence ATGAGTTCGACCGTGTCGCCGCGGGGCCTCGCCTCCCCTGCCGCTCCGAGACCGCGGCCCTTCGGCCAGAACTACGCCTTCGTGGTGGTGGGCGTGATCTTCCTGTGCCTGCTCGCGGCGGCGGGCCTGCGGGCCTCGCCCGGCGTGCTGATCCTGCCGCTCGAGCAGGCCTTCGGCTGGAGCCGCGGCACCACCTCCTTCGCCGCCGGGCTCGGCATCTTCCTCTACGGCCTCGTCGGGCCGTTCGCGGCGGCCCTAATGCAGAGCTTCGGCATCCGCCGCACGCTGCTCTGCGCCCTCGCCCTGATGGCGGCCTCGACCGCGCTGAGCGCGCTGATGAGCGAGCCCTGGCACCTCATCGCCACCTGGGGCGTGCTGTCGGGCCTCGGCAGCGGCTGCGTCGCCATCGTGCTCGGCGCCACCGTGGTGAACCGCTGGTTCGCCGTGCGCCGCGGCCTGTTCATGGGGCTGCTGACCGCCAGCACCGCCACCGGCACGCTGGTCTTCCTGCCCGGCCTCGCGGCGATCGCGCAAGCCGGCGGCTGGCAGCCGGTGGTGCTGACCGTCGCCTGCGCGATCGCGGCGCTGATTCCGGTCGTCGCCTGGCTCCTGCCGGAGCGGCCCTCCGACATCGGCCTCACCCCCTACGGCGCGGCGCCGGGCACCGTCTCCGAGCCGCCCCGGCGCGCCAATCCGTTCAAGGCGGCGATCGACGGGCTGGTGCGGGCGAGCGCCAAGGGCGACTTCTGGCTCCTGTTCGGCACGTTCTTCATCTGCGGGCTCACCACCAACGGGCTGGTCGGCACCCACCTGATCTCGTTCTGCGCCGACCAGGGCATCCCGGAGGTGCGGGCCGCGGGGCTGCTCGCGCTGATGGGCGTGTTCGACCTCATCGGCACCACCGGCTCGGGCTGGCTCACCGACCGCTACGACCCGCGCAAGCTCCTGTTCGTCTATTACGGCCTGCGCGGCCTGTCGCTGATGGCCCTGCCCTTCACCGACTTCTCGTTCTACAGCCTGTCGATCTTCGCGGTGTTCTACGGCCTCGACTGGATCGCCACGGTGCCGCCGACGGTGCGGCTCGCCAACGAGGCCTTCGGCGAGCGCGACGCCCCGATCGTGTTCGGCTGGATCGCCGCCGGCCACCAGCTCGGTGCCGCCACCGCCGCCTTCGGCGCCGGCCTGGTGCGCGCCTCGGAGGGCCGCTACCTCGAGGCGTTCCTGGCCGCCGGGCTGACCGCCGTGATGGCCGCGCTGATGTCGCTGATGATCGGCCGGATGCGCCAGGCGGCGCCGGCGGCGGCGTGA
- the trxA gene encoding thioredoxin encodes MLTDTPAAGQPPAGALIKDTTTATFRQDVMQESLQQPVLVDFWAPWCGPCKQLTPIIEKAVKDAGGKVKLVKMNIDEHPQIAGQLGIQSIPAVIAFQRGQPVDGFMGALPEAQIKAFIERLVGPVGPTAIEDAMAEAQAAAEAGDTQAAAEIYAAVLGQEPGHAGAIAALARLHLDADDLEGARRFIEAAPPEAAKDPAIAAVKAAIELAEQAASLGDLAGFQRRIEADPADYQARFDLALGLNAKGQQQEAVDQLIEIVRRDRSWNDDGARKQLLQLFEAWGPMDPMTIRGRRKLSTLMFS; translated from the coding sequence ATGCTCACCGACACTCCCGCGGCCGGCCAGCCCCCCGCGGGCGCCCTGATCAAGGACACCACCACCGCGACCTTCCGCCAGGACGTGATGCAGGAATCCCTGCAGCAGCCGGTGCTGGTCGATTTCTGGGCGCCCTGGTGCGGGCCGTGCAAGCAGCTCACCCCGATCATCGAGAAGGCCGTCAAGGACGCCGGCGGCAAGGTGAAGCTCGTCAAGATGAACATCGACGAGCATCCCCAGATCGCCGGCCAGCTCGGCATCCAGTCGATCCCGGCGGTGATCGCGTTCCAGCGCGGCCAGCCGGTCGACGGCTTCATGGGGGCGCTCCCCGAGGCGCAGATCAAGGCCTTCATCGAGCGCCTGGTCGGCCCGGTGGGCCCGACGGCGATCGAGGATGCGATGGCGGAGGCGCAAGCCGCCGCCGAGGCCGGCGACACCCAGGCCGCCGCCGAGATCTACGCCGCGGTGCTCGGCCAGGAGCCGGGTCATGCCGGCGCCATCGCGGCCCTCGCCCGCCTCCACCTCGATGCCGACGACCTCGAGGGCGCCCGCCGCTTCATCGAGGCCGCGCCGCCCGAGGCCGCCAAGGACCCGGCCATCGCCGCCGTGAAGGCCGCGATCGAGCTCGCCGAGCAGGCGGCGTCGCTCGGCGACCTCGCCGGCTTCCAGCGCCGGATCGAGGCCGACCCCGCTGATTACCAGGCCCGGTTCGACCTCGCGCTCGGCCTCAACGCCAAGGGCCAGCAGCAGGAGGCGGTCGACCAGCTGATCGAGATCGTCCGCCGCGACCGGTCCTGGAACGACGACGGCGCCCGCAAGCAGCTGCTCCAGCTGTTCGAGGCCTGGGGACCGATGGACCCGATGACCATCCGCGGCCGGCGCAAGCTGTCGACCCTGATGTTCTCGTGA
- a CDS encoding LON peptidase substrate-binding domain-containing protein, protein MSMNVAYKGPADCPTEIPVFPLPGALLLPRGQMPLNIFEPRYLAMIDEALRTDRVIGMIQPDSESGEAPLSPKLFRIGCAGRVTQFAETGDGRYLISLTGIARFRIEEELPNAMGFRRCRVTFAPFESDFHARAGEEAVDRAGVLKALRDFVEANDLKVDWAGIEEAPNEALVNALCMMSPFGPREKQAMLEAPDLKTRAEVLIAVTEMELVRASGAEPTLQ, encoded by the coding sequence ATGAGCATGAACGTCGCCTACAAGGGGCCGGCCGACTGCCCGACCGAGATCCCGGTCTTTCCCCTCCCCGGGGCTCTGCTGCTGCCGCGGGGCCAGATGCCGCTCAACATCTTCGAGCCGCGCTACCTCGCGATGATCGACGAGGCCCTGCGCACCGACCGCGTGATCGGCATGATCCAGCCGGATTCCGAATCCGGCGAGGCCCCGCTCTCGCCGAAGCTGTTCCGGATCGGCTGCGCCGGCCGCGTCACCCAGTTCGCCGAGACCGGCGACGGCCGCTACCTGATCTCGCTCACCGGCATCGCCCGGTTCCGGATCGAGGAGGAGTTGCCGAACGCCATGGGCTTCCGCCGCTGCAGGGTCACCTTCGCGCCGTTCGAGAGCGACTTCCACGCCCGCGCCGGCGAGGAGGCGGTGGACCGCGCCGGGGTGCTGAAGGCGCTTCGCGATTTCGTCGAGGCCAACGACCTCAAGGTCGACTGGGCCGGGATCGAGGAGGCGCCGAACGAGGCCCTGGTGAATGCGCTCTGCATGATGAGCCCGTTCGGCCCGCGCGAGAAGCAGGCGATGCTGGAGGCGCCCGACCTCAAGACCCGGGCCGAGGTGCTGATCGCCGTGACCGAGATGGAGCTGGTGCGGGCCTCGGGAGCCGAGCCGACGCTGCAATAG
- a CDS encoding Trm112 family protein: MSDSPASFEATRIDPKLLELLVCPLTKERLDYDSARQELISRSAKLAYPIRDGIPIMLPEEARPLAD, translated from the coding sequence GTGAGCGATTCCCCCGCCTCCTTCGAGGCCACCCGCATCGACCCGAAGCTGCTCGAACTCCTGGTCTGCCCCCTGACCAAGGAGCGGCTCGACTACGATTCGGCGCGCCAGGAGCTGATCAGCCGCTCGGCCAAGCTCGCCTACCCGATCCGCGACGGCATCCCGATCATGCTGCCGGAAGAGGCCCGGCCGCTGGCGGATTGA